A genomic region of Zea mays cultivar B73 chromosome 6, Zm-B73-REFERENCE-NAM-5.0, whole genome shotgun sequence contains the following coding sequences:
- the LOC118472251 gene encoding uncharacterized protein — MGKLCCSNEAEEEAGFNLLGLLVAAIIALVFMLLCAPPRRRCVAVYPCC; from the coding sequence ATGGGTAAGCTGTGCTGCAGCAacgaggcggaggaggaggccggGTTCAACCTCCTGGGGCTGCTGGTCGCCGCCATCATCGCGCTGGTGTTCATGCTCCTCTGCGCGCCGCCCAGGAGGCGCTGCGTCGCCGTCTACCCGTGCTGCTGA